A genomic stretch from Vicinamibacteria bacterium includes:
- a CDS encoding SPFH domain-containing protein translates to MNRIAVLIVLFLVVLVLPGALYTLNETEQAIITQFGDPVGEPITEPGLHVKVPWIQVVNRFDKRWLQ, encoded by the coding sequence ATGAATCGAATCGCGGTTCTCATCGTTCTTTTTCTCGTCGTGCTCGTCCTCCCCGGCGCGCTCTACACCCTCAACGAGACCGAACAGGCCATCATTACCCAGTTCGGCGATCCCGTGGGAGAGCCGATCACCGAGCCGGGCCTTCACGTGAAAGTGCCTTGGATCCAGGTCGTGAATCGTTTCGACAAGCGATGGCTCCAAT